A single window of Candidatus Bathyarchaeota archaeon DNA harbors:
- a CDS encoding Lrp/AsnC ligand binding domain-containing protein: MAIAFVLINAEIGSESELVEELRKMPYVKEAYLVYGVYDIIARIEAENMDKLKEIVTWKIRKLNKVRSTLTMIVMES; the protein is encoded by the coding sequence TTGGCAATAGCCTTTGTTTTAATAAATGCTGAAATAGGCTCTGAAAGCGAACTTGTAGAAGAGCTTAGAAAAATGCCGTATGTTAAAGAAGCTTATTTAGTTTATGGCGTTTATGATATAATAGCTAGAATTGAAGCTGAAAACATGGATAAACTAAAGGAAATAGTTACATGGAAAATTAGAAAATTAAATAAGGTTCGCTCAACTTTAACAATGATTGTAATGGAAAGCTAA